Genomic segment of Ignavibacteriales bacterium:
TTCCTTTTTGATAACTTACAACCGTACACCAATGTTCCCAATTTTTTACACTTAGAATACACGGATAACCTTTCTTTAAGTGTTGGATCAACATACGGCGTGCATCATCGGGATTGCTGGATTGAAAATGTTTCATTCTGCAGTTGAATCTTCTAGCAGCACGTGCAAGACCAAACTCATCAGTACCTGCCCACCATGTACTGCCGGCAATAACTCCAATCTGATCTTCATCTTTGAAAACACCTAACATAACAAGAGCATATTTCAACGCAAATGGTCCGCATTGATATTTGTTAGGCTGCGGATAAAAACTCATTTTACTAAATCCTTCCTTATCATATGTGGCGCAAAAATAACAAAACTTTTGATATGCAAAACATTTTTGTTTAGTTTGCAAAAAAAAAATAGGGCTGAATGAAAGTAGCTGTAGTATTCAATGAGGTTAACCCCGAGATTTATCAATCTAAGAAGGTTCGTACAAAGGATTTGGATTTCAAACCCGTATTCGGAATGGATGAGAATAACCCCATTTCCGAGTATGAGTATATGGCTAAATCCCTTACAAAAGCCGGTTATGAAGCTTATACGCTTAATATTATGGATAATCTCCAGCTTTTTATTAAAGATTATGAAAAAAATAAACCGGATGTCGTTTTTAATCTGGTAGAACTTTTCAAAGATCAGCCAAGATTAGAAATGAGTTTTACTGGAATTTTAGAATTACTGGGTATCGCATATACAGGTGCACCTCCTATGTCACTTGGAACTTGCCAAAATAAAACTCTCACCAAAAGAATATTAAGTTCACTCAGTATCCGTACTCCGCGATATAAAATTATTAAAAACATGGAGCGTTCATTCCGCTTAGGTTTGCGTTATCCTCTTATTGTTAAACCGGCATTGGAAGATGCAAGTGTTGGAATTGATAACGATTCAATTGTAAATAATGTAGATACACTAAAGAAGCGGGTTGAATATGTTTTCAATTCTTTCAATCAAGCTGCTCTCGTAGAAGAATTTATACTCGGCAGAGAATTAAACGTTGCAGTTTTTGGTGATAAAGATCCTAAAGTTCTTCCGATTAGTGAAATTGATTTCTCAAATATGCCGGATAATTTATATCCGATAGTAAGTTTCCAGGCTAAGTGGGATCCTCAGCATGAGGCATACCATAAAACAATTCCGATCTGCCCGGCACAATTACCTGATAAAACCCGCGCCGAAGCTGA
This window contains:
- a CDS encoding ATP-grasp domain-containing protein, whose amino-acid sequence is MKVAVVFNEVNPEIYQSKKVRTKDLDFKPVFGMDENNPISEYEYMAKSLTKAGYEAYTLNIMDNLQLFIKDYEKNKPDVVFNLVELFKDQPRLEMSFTGILELLGIAYTGAPPMSLGTCQNKTLTKRILSSLSIRTPRYKIIKNMERSFRLGLRYPLIVKPALEDASVGIDNDSIVNNVDTLKKRVEYVFNSFNQAALVEEFILGRELNVAVFGDKDPKVLPISEIDFSNMPDNLYPIVSFQAKWDPQHEAYHKTIPICPAQLPDKTRAEAESMALQCFRTVGCRDYARVDMRLSKEDNKLYVLEVNPNPDLQEGAGFMRSAKHAGYSYKKTLKMIVDFAYERKLSAASNQRSAKS